From the genome of Toxoplasma gondii ME49 chromosome XII, whole genome shotgun sequence:
TACACAAGGGTCGCGGATCTGCCGCGTCGTTGGAGGAGCAAAGACGTCCGCGACAGGGTGCGTGCACGGTCACTCTGACCGCCTGGAAACGACACTGACCGCCTTCATCTTCGTGAGGGCACGTGAGATTCCACTCCGATGTTAACCTGCAATGCACATGGAATAGATTTAGACCGTTTCCGAGCTCGTCTTCACTGTAACAGATAGGTTCGCATGTAGTTGCTAAAATTCCTGCAAGAAATACTTCAAAATGGCTGTGCTGTGTGTAACCGGGAAAACAGTTTTCGCGAGTGGCTTCTTGTACGGGCCATGCGACGCGCGTCAGTTCTACGCGGGGATAACGCGTGCGGGTCTTTGGTCCTGGCAGGCCGTTACAAAATGCTCGTTTCCCAATGTAAATAGTCTTTCCGGAATACGTGGGGGGCCCCCTTTCGAGGTGTACGTTTTTCCGTTTGGAAATTGTCTGGGCAGAACTACCAccagagaggcaggcgagggCAGGGCACCGCCTACCAGTTTATGGAGGGTGGAACTCGCGGAAAGCTTGGAAGTTAACATGGGTGAGGGAGTGTAGATGCACATGTTCAGTGGGTTTCTTAGGCGGTCATCCCTTTAAGTTGATCTGAagcgtcgcttctttctttaAACCAACTGGCCACATCATTAAGCGCTTGGTGCCGTGTGTTTTCATTTCAGATGGAGAGGATAGCGCGTCGTCTGGAGGGACAGCAGCTGCCTGTGTGGATCGGAAGCTGCTCTCTGCGTACATGAGTCAACTGCGGCAATTGGAACAATGGCGGTTTTTGTGCGTagatggagaagaaatgaaggagaagaagaaacacgtCCTCAAGCAGAAAGTCAGGGCAGGTGTGCCTGACTGTCTGCGAGGCGTCGTGTGGCAGCTTCTCGCGGGGGTGCAGAAGATGAAACAAGAAGGTAAGAGCCACTGCAAGAGGTGATTTGTGGTCACGGAGACGCCTAGGTTCTCAGAGTGCCACACGTAGCGTTATTGTGTTTCAGGAAACAATTTGTAATTTTAGAGAAGCGGTTTATCTCGTCAAACGCGCGCCGCGTTCGAGTCATGGCTGTCTCCGGTTggctgtgtgtttctcttcagcggGGTACGAGCCAGACATGTACTTCAAGCTGGTGACCTCCAAAATCTGGACTGAGGACAGCCTAACAAATCTTGGCCCGATAATTGCGAGGGATATAAATCGAACATTTCCGAAGCATATTCTGTTCCGGGACATGCACCAGAAGGGACAGCAGGTGAGATAGAGCTGGATCTCTTTTCCAGTTGTCATTGCGTGCTGTTATGATCAGAAAGCGTCACGTTACGTTTTTGAATCGGAGACCACACCTAATGAAGTCGATTCGCAGCTGTGTGCGCCCAGAGGAACACTACGGTTTCCACCATGTGCTGCATGCGACGGAGTTACTTGTGTTTCCCCTCAAGGCACTGTTCAACGTGTTAAAGGCCTATGCTATCTTCAACCCTGACGTTGGTAAGCTTGCGTCGTCAGAATATTCGCCACCACACAGGATACAGCGGAAACCGTGGACGAAATATAGTGCTGTACGTATTCTGTGATCCACTTGTCGATTCATGTGTGCAGGATACTGTCAGGGAATGGGTTTCTTAAGCGGCATCCTTCTGATGTATATgaacgaagaggacgctTTCTATATGCTCGTCTGCTTACTTCACAAGCACAATATGCAGGGTTTGTTCACTCCTGGCCTGCCGACGCTTGAAAAGTACTTTTTCCAGTTCCAACGGCTGTTACAAAAACACATGCCCCGGTGAGCGATACATTGGCCTAGAACGTTCCTTCGTAGGCAACGCTGTGCCGGAAGGACTCGCTTCGTTGCTTCTGAAGTTAGGGAGCGACCGCGTGCTTCCACTCAGACTGGTCGGTCACGAAGCGGCCATCGATGCAACAAGAGACCGGGCACCCTTCTGCGTTGTGAGGGTGTCGTGAGATCTGTAGTTCAATAAAACGTTTTTCTGCGTGCATACAGCCTCAGCGTTCATCTCCGGAATGAAGGAGTAGAGCCAAGCATGTACCTCAGCAGCTGGATGATGACGCTTTTCTCGTACAACTTCTCCTTCGACTGCGTTGTCAAGATTTGGGATGTCTTCCTCAATgatggagagaaaatgcTTTTTCGCACAGCGTTGGCAATTTTGCAGATCAAGCAGGTAAAGAATTCTCCTCTTCGACGGCAACGCGTGGTGTCTTAATTGCGTGCCGATAATGGCCCTGTCACTCAATTTCATAGCAGCACTCACAAATAGAAATGCGCTCTATTTCCCCCAAAGTTAGTGGTACCTTTCTTTATTAATCATTGCCAGAGTATATTTTAACGGCACCGGGTCATACACAGCATGACGTCGTAAACCGATTGGTAGTGTACCACCAGATAAAACTAAACGGGTCTTCAAAAATGCATGCCTGTTGTGAGTTCTGTTGGTCATGTTGTGTGGTCTTGCAGGAGGATCTGTTCACCGCTTCCTTCGAAGCAATTCTGGAAGCACTGAAGCTGACACCTAGTCAACTGGATGCGAACGTTTTACTAGAGACAGCTTTGAACGTGAAAGTCCATAATTCCACGTTGAGggaactcgaggaagagtatttcgaggaaaagaagatgcAGGCTCTCGACCAATCGGGGAATGTGGCCGATCCGGATGAGTGAGAGCGGAGCGAGTGCACGTGGTCGCTCGGAGATGGCTTTTTGCTCTGTCTTCACAGGAGTTAGGACCGTGACTACGCTTCTAGAGAGCTGGCGTGATAGGTCTCCATGGGCGCCGTTATGATGGTTACACGTGCGCCTCTTTGGGTACACTGAGAGTAACTATAACTTGAAATGCAGATTCCTTTAATGTGAACGATAACGGTTTGTTGAAAATACGTATGGCAAAGTAGATGACACAGAATCTGCCGCACAAGAGACGCGAAACTGAGACTCTGCTTCGGATGCTGCCCTTTTCCGTCGTCCTACTATGTACCGCGTTACATCCTTGACGTTAAGCGTATTGCGTAGGACAAACACtactgttttttcctttAGTCACAGATATCGTGGAGCGCTAGAACTGACCGGCAACCGCAGGAATGGCGTCACCCAAAGACATCGCGAAGGAGAGCTAAGTGTCAACGCAACTACCAAAAGGCAAACAGTTTTATAGAGCGCCGGCGCTGTCATGAACCTTGTCCCACGTTACTATCCGAATGCCTACTAGGCCGTACCTTTACATGTATCGCTTCAAACTGTTGCGGTCTGTACGTACATGTAGTTGAATCGATTTAACTTTGCTCGGAACACGGGACTCGATAAGATTTAGCATTTCAGCACATCAACTGCGGGCAGGGAGCGACGCCGCGCGTTTTGTGTAGTGCACCCAACAGCGCGCAGATTCTTACTTTTCACCAAGGCATGTAGTTTGATCCACCAGAAGATATATCGAGCTGTGTTCAGGCTGGTGTTCGTGCACACCGAAAGAATTTATCTTGTATTTGTGATTGACATCCGCCAGGCAACGAGTGTTCAAAAACAAGTATCGGCCACGGTTGTGGCACTGCTGTGGTGCTTCAAGCCcgctgtacatacagccAATGACACACTGCGGCAAAAGTCGCAAGACTTCAGTTTTTTGTGTAAAGCCACCTACGTGTATttgctctctttttctccctggTATTCACAATGAGGCTCCTTTCGGCTGCCTGCTTCCTGCTCGGGGCAAGTGCATGTTTTACGAGTGCTTGGGGTGCCCCATCAGAAAAGGGACTTTCCAGTTTAGAGAAAGGCCCCCGACATCTCACTAAACTTAGGCAAATCAGTTCTCATCAGCCACCCTCCCGGCTTCAGAAGAACTGGCCACGGTTTGCAGAGCCAGAACTACACTCTCAAACAAACTTGCTAAACGCAGACGCGGCGGAATCGTTGGGCGAGTCGAAGGCAGGTGCCGAGGTGAAAGAACCcgcggaagaaggcgccgTTGCTCTTCAGGCACCCCCGGCAGATGATTTCCTGATTGTTCCGCACACGCGAACCTACTGTGAGGGGAACTCTATCAAACTTGCTGAGGACATATCGACGGTATGTTGAATGAAAAAAGGTTCTGCCTTGCGTTACTGTCAGTGTTGCTCCGTAGTCAGGGGCCAAAAGCGTTGAAGAAGCTCGACAGGCATGCGCAGAGAACCCAGAAtgcagttttttctcgtaCGGCCGCGCACACACCATCGAAGAACCTCTGCCCACAGGTTTCAAAACGGGAGTGCTGCCGGGCACGGGAGCCAGCTGGTACGTGCGCCGTGTTTGCGAAGATTACCGAAGTCCCAGAAAACGGCGATTGTTATAGGTACTGTAATGGTAGGAAACCACGACTTCGACTACTGACACCGTGCTCAGTCTGTGGCTTGAAATGGCTCAGGACAAGGATGGATGGGGTCGACGCGGACGGGATACTGGGTGTTGATGGTGAAAGGCAGCACCCTTCGTGGTGCGTTTCTATCTCGTGAAAGCATGCTTCACAACAGATAAGAAATGTTTATATTCCGCAGCCGCTGCACCGAACTATGCAGTGCATCTGAACACTAGCGCTGTAAGCCAGTAGCCCTCCAATAATCCAGCATTTTTACACAGTCGGGTTGCAGGGCATATGTGCAGGGGAAAACCGTATCAAAGTGGTCTCGGGTTTGCTATCGTTCTCCGATGCCGCCTCAGCGTAAGCGACCAGACGAGCTGCCCTCTTGTGAAGTCTCTATATGGCGGCTTGCCACATAGGTGCGATGAGAATCCCGCCTGTTCCTATTTCGTTTTGGTAAGCCTGGGAGAGTGCATGGACCAACTTATGTGGTTCTATTTCTTAGCAGAATGCTTCAAGTTCCACGGATGCACCTGGAACTCCACGGCAAAACGAAGCTCATTTCTGCAGCGGTAAGAGTCTGCTGACCTGTTCCTCGAGAAATTGATTCAAATCTGGTTACCAAACAGGTTCACCGTCCAATCCTACTGGTGAGGAGGGCTGGATTCTTGCCACCCGTAAACGCCTATTGCAGGTAGGCCAGTCCATTAGCAGCATCCTCACATACACGCGTTTACACCATAACATTAATTATCAGCAACTTCGAGGAGAACCCGTGAGTCACCCGGAGTAGCCCAAACGTTGCTATTAAACCGATGCAAATGATCGCCTCCGTTTTCCAGGTGGACCTGGTGCCCGTTCAGGCTGGACATCGACCTGGACGCAACGGCTCCATCACTCAAGACGAGTACTACTATAACAAGCCCTGTGGCACAGTTGTACAAGCTACGAAGATTACCACAAAAACCTTCTAATGTGGCGGCAGAGACCTTTACGAGCCGGTTTCGAGCCGCGAACGAGCTGTTcattcttcagcttcttctcgatGGAGAAAGCTACCAAATGGCATGGTAGAGGAAAAAACGGGTTTGCCGGACACGTTGAGCAGTGTCATGACCTACGCACCCTACCGTTTGCTGTactgttccttctttctcgccttccgaAGACCAaatttcttcctctcgacctTCCTTGCGTCTACGGTCAGAAAACCTGCTCGCCGAAGAGGGGGTCGCAGTTCCGGTCGCTGTCGCACAATCTCCCGAGCGACAGCAAGCATGATTGCGCCAGACTGCCCGCCCAGGCCTCCCCCGTGGGCCTGATGTCGAAGGCAAGCAAAAACGTAGGAAAGACGCTGTAAGAAATCATTGCGAAACATATCGACTGTCACCCGAACCTAGCTAACGTGGCTTACCTCCGCAATGATATCAAATTCATTCTCCAGCTGCAGTTCCATGAGTGGCGCGATGCAATTATGAATCCACCATGGATTGTCTTGAAGATAGTCGGTTGCGTCTCTGTTGTTGATCGTTAGCTTTCCAGAACCAGGGGGAAGCCGAACCCTTGCATAAGACCTGCCCACGCGCACACCGGAGAAACCGCGATGCACATATTAGTTGTTACGGCTTCCTAACTCCCGTTCAGAAGATGACAGACAGCTGGACTAGGTTCTACCCAACCCGCAAGTCACATCACGGGTACCCTCCGGTCAAAAGCGTGAACGCTGCACAGCTGTACAGAAAAGATATACCTGAAAAGATTGCAGTCCTCGTGACAGTGTTTCtcacagaaggcgaaggatCAATTCTGAGAAAGCATTCTCTCGTCAGTACCTTTTCCGGGTGCCCCATGAGAAGCTGTTCCGCGGCGTTCCAGGCTCAGGTAGCTCGGATGGAATGCTTGAGAGTGTCGCATCCGCCCCTAGAGCTGTGGGTTCACTCCTCTCCACCCAGTCACTAGGAAGCGAAGTTTCATGGACTGCATCTTCGAAAGAAGGACATCCTTCTGTGACCGCAGACCAGGCCGTCACCTGGCCGACACTCCCTGGGAGTGACCGAGGGGAGAGTCCCGTTTGCTGAAACCAGCCTTTACAGTGTTGCACAGCTGCATCTCCTGCAAACCATCGCTTCCCAACCAAGGGAAGGACACGGAAATTCCTGGTAAAGCTATGCAGGTTGCGTTGAGGGACTATGAAGGCAGTTCCGACTGCAGGCCCGCAGAGAAAATACGCAAGACACATTACAGCCCAGGATGGAAGGCTGCACCGAACCCCTCGGCACCAACGTTCGAGGGCCATTCTACCCAAGTCCGCCCTTCAAGCACATGTTACCTGGGTTTCTTGAataaaaagaaaacgaggatgTACATAAAACACTGCTGTAGCCGCGACTGACGATTTTGAATCGGCAGCATGCTCATTCCTCACCGTATCAGCTACTTTGGGTCGTGTCTgcagcgtgcatgcactgacGTCATCGGCACGAGCGTTTCTAACGAAGACAGGCTAGTCTCGGTTTGATGTGGGGCCATACTTTACTTTTTGGAGCCACGTGGATACTCTAGAAACTGTTCACTTGATGGTCAGTACCCTGATTTTGCATCAACAGTGACATCCTTCGCATGTTCTGGAGTAAGGCCGCCTCTGGGGGGTGTCTCCTTGATGCGCTGCCTAGTCCACCGGTGTTGTCCGAGAGGCAGCTGGGCATTGCAGCTTGGTACTCTTGAGCGCTCGACTATTTAAGATATTCCACGACTGTGAGTAGTGTTTTTCCGAGGTGTGCCATGGATTAGAGAACTCAGTTTTACCATGCGACACCCCTGAATGGAGTAGAAGGCCCCTTTGTTGGAGTCGCCGGTGGTTCGGCTCTAGTCACTGGGGACGCGCTTCTGCATTGACCAACGGGAAAGCCGAGACGGCACCGCGGCTCCACACCACAATGgtgtccttttctctttttcatcAGACCCACGATGGGAGGGGATTCTGTATGCAGTGACCGTGACCAGGAATGGCGATTCTCCTCTAGGCAGGAATTTTTTTGCTCCATtgcctctcgcgctctgcgGCCCGCTTCGGGTCCGGGGGCGCCTCTCCGCGGCTCCGCTTCTTTCGCGCGCTATCGCTGGAAACTGCAGACGATTCTCTTTTCACTTGTGTGCATCTCAGTGGAGGTCAACGCGAGACTGCTGATGGAAATGTTTCCGCGACAGCGCGGTTGCCGGCAGGGTTTAGCCTGCTCCGTTCCGCAAGCGTACTGGTCGATCAATGCCTTGCTTTCCGCGAACAAGATGCACGGCCGCACGTCCAAGAGTTTTTTACAGAAGGTCGCGAAACGCGACAGCAGCTGCGGAGGGTGGGCCACTCTTGGGCAACATCAGCTGCTGGACTTCTTTTCGGCAGCTGCAAGGGACGCAGCAGGCCAGTTGCGTGGCTGTCGCGCCAGCTTGCcctttcttgcctcttctcgaCGCGTCGCTTTTGTTGTCCATCCGGACCGACGCCTCGCACGTCCGACCATTCAGTTGCCTCACGCGATTTCAGACAGGCAGACTCATTTCCCTTCAAACGCATCCCGCCTGTCCGGCCGCTTCTTCCACACGCAGAAGCGTCCGGAAGCGCCGACGCGCGACAACCTGCTGGGACCGAAGCCGAGTcgaagagcggaagaaaactGCTCCGTTCTGCGTTCCTCTGCAGAAAGCTGCCCGCCTCCCTCGGTGGCAGTACACCCGACGTTCTTGGCAAGGCTGCCGCTTCTTTCCCGTCCCGCTTCCCGGCGgctgctctcttttctttccttcgacCATCCGTCGATGGTTCCTGACTCGCTGCATATgccgcctctcctcgtcttcgtacGAGAACAAAAACGACTTCGGCCCGACAAAGTTCTGATTATTCAGGCAAGTTCCAAAGTGTGTGCGTCACAGGAATTCCAACATCGCAAACTGTCTCGGTCCCCGCGCTTCAGGCAGTGGTGATTTGAACTGGCACCGCCAgtctgctgtctcgccttctccgttccATCTTTTTGAGCAGCACTAGCAAAGTTGTCCTAGACCGGGGTTCCTGGCGACGGTatgcggtgtctgtacacctggtTGAGTCTTGATTTCCTTGCTCTGACGTGGTGCCTTTCTTTTGCAGGTTGGAGACTTCTTCGAGGCATACGGCCTCGATGCTGTTTTGCTGGTGGAGTACTGCGGGCTGAATCCGATGGGTGGGAAGGCAAAGGCGGGGTGCCCCAAACAAAACCTGCAGCAAACGCTCGATTGTTTAACGAGTGAAGTGAGTTTCGATTGTCGATCTCGACCCTTTCAAGCTGCCTATTGGCACATTCGCCACCCTGGTGTCATCTAACTTCGTAGTCGACTCTCACTCTCGTCACCGTCGCGCACTCTCCTCTGTCAATCCGCTTCTATCGCTTGTACAGATCTGACAGAGCTCGTCAGgtttttcttcgtgtttACCTCGCTGCGGACTGAGGCTGTGTCAGCAGCGAACAAGGCACAGGCGAGAAACACATAAATGGCCAGAGGCAACCGTTAGATTCCGCAAGCGGGTTTCGCGGTGTCTTTTGACAGCCTGTGTTCTTGATATTCCGTTTCTCGATTCCCCGTAGTAAACACGGTCAACGAATGACAGAACGAGCATTTACAGCTTATGTAGTGTCGGAGAGATAAACTCTGGAATTCGCATTCATCGACAGCTACGGCACCTGGTTTGTGTAAATCGCGGGTGACCTTTCCTTGTCATGCGCTTAACGGTGCCTTTTAACGTCACGTGTGATGACAGTTGCCAACTGTCTGTCACATTCGAATGGATTATCCTGCTTACAAGCGTCTTTTGGTTTGATGGACCGAccagacgcagacgcctcaATACGGGCAACCGATTCATAACACTGCTGTTTACAGCGTTGCCTTGAGCTGCAAAGCCTCTCATGCACTCAACTTAAGGACTGTGTAAATGGGCGATCACAGCAACCGTTGAGACCTGCGAGGCGTTAGATCTTTGAGTCTGCATCATTGCTTTAATTGTTCAACATTCTTTTGCAACTCTCTCGTCAGGACATTCTTTCCGTTGTCTCTGCACAGGGCTTCTCCGTGTCCGTTTTTGAGGAgttcgcgtctcctgtgGCGGCGACTCCAATCGCACCTGGAAATCGAAAGCTTCGCCTCCTTACGCAAattgtctctccttcttcacccCTGTATCTCCCAGCCCACATGCCTCTTTATGAGGGCGAGATCGGTGAGGTTTGACGTGGACGCTCTCGAAGTCGCGTCCGTCTACAGCTACGGTAGCTGCTGTCCAGTCCTTTGTTTACAGCTGGCTCCGCTGCCTTCAGTGCATATATCGTCCGATTCGGTGATCTGACCTGTTCACACGGAGCTCACTTCAAATAGCGACTAttcgtttctttccgtgCGTGATCAGGTCATGCGATATCAACGAGACAGCACCTGAAGCTAGACACTTTGTGACACAACACAAAATGTGATTTCTTCTCGCATCCGCTTCCGAGCTATTACAAATGCCTTCTGACAACCTTTGTCTTCCCCGCTCTCTCGAGAGACCGTGTCGCGTCTTGAGTAGAGGCGAAATGGACCTTTACAGGGATCTGTAGAGACACCGGTAGATGCTGCAACGCAGAGGCCGCCTTCACTCTGCTAGCCGCATAGACTGGTGTTCATGTGAGAACCTGCATTTGTATCCAAGCTGGACAAATTCCGTATATCTGCTTTGGTAGTTTCAGAGCCCGACGTGGGTCGGTGAAGGGTTACTTGAATCGCTGGACCTCCGCATCGCTGACAGACGCAGAGTCCGAACATGCCACGAACGCTTCTTAAGGACGTCCTTTAGATCTGCAGGCTGACTCTCTTTTTGCACCGAATATAGATTGTGGATGCTTCAGGACATGCCACATGTTCTATTGTTGCGCATTTTCACTCGAGTCTCCCTTCTGTGAGTTGGTGGCCATCCCAGAGGCTCGGAAACTCTGTGAAACGCGAGCAGCGAAACCAACAGATACCACCGCACGCGCCATGTCCCCACTGTTTCAGATGCCTTGTCTCGGGCTGTTCGACTGAGCTCTCCAGTTCGGCAGCATTTGTACAAAGAACACGTCTTCGTATAACGTGAAGGTTGCAATCCACGGTCTAGGTCTGATCGTAGACCAGATCTACTTCTACTGCGATACCTGCACTACGTGG
Proteins encoded in this window:
- the RPS9 gene encoding ribosomal protein RPS9 (encoded by transcript TGME49_218850~Signal peptide predicted by SignalP 2.0 HMM (probability 0.981) with cleavage site probability 0.812 at residue 34~Predicted trans-membrane domain (TMHMM2.0):12-35): MALERWCRGVRCSLPSWAVMCLAYFLCGPAVGTAFIVPQRNLHSFTRNFRVLPLVGKRWFAGDAAVQHCKGWFQQTGLSPRSLPGSVGQVTAWSAVTEGCPSFEDAVHETSLPSDWVERSEPTALGADATLSSIPSELPEPGTPRNSFSWGTRKRSYARVRLPPGSGKLTINNRDATDYLQDNPWWIHNCIAPLMELQLENEFDIIAEAHGGGLGGQSGAIMLAVAREIVRQRPELRPPLRRAGFLTVDARKVERKKFGLRKARKKEQYSKR
- a CDS encoding TBC domain-containing protein (encoded by transcript TGME49_218870), whose translation is MAAERYVDGGLQRHVSGQQEGDASVPLVEVPAARRSLSPSIEEKWTRRPHCREEPDHCSSDVAASPEPLDMLSYLFPTLRPQAFFPPDLHSLCDYAHGFSEPKKIHKGRGSAASLEEQRRPRQDGEDSASSGGTAAACVDRKLLSAYMSQLRQLEQWRFLCVDGEEMKEKKKHVLKQKVRAGVPDCLRGVVWQLLAGVQKMKQEAGYEPDMYFKLVTSKIWTEDSLTNLGPIIARDINRTFPKHILFRDMHQKGQQALFNVLKAYAIFNPDVGYCQGMGFLSGILLMYMNEEDAFYMLVCLLHKHNMQGLFTPGLPTLEKYFFQFQRLLQKHMPRLSVHLRNEGVEPSMYLSSWMMTLFSYNFSFDCVVKIWDVFLNDGEKMLFRTALAILQIKQEDLFTASFEAILEALKLTPSQLDANVLLETALNVKVHNSTLRELEEEYFEEKKMQALDQSGNVADPDE
- a CDS encoding hypothetical protein (encoded by transcript TGME49_218860~Signal peptide predicted by SignalP 2.0 HMM (probability 1.000) with cleavage site probability 0.928 at residue 22) produces the protein MRLLSAACFLLGASACFTSAWGAPSEKGLSSLEKGPRHLTKLRQISSHQPPSRLQKNWPRFAEPELHSQTNLLNADAAESLGESKAGAEVKEPAEEGAVALQAPPADDFLIVPHTRTYCEGNSIKLAEDISTSGAKSVEEARQACAENPECSFFSYGRAHTIEEPLPTGFKTGVLPGTGASWYCNGQGWMGSTRTGYWVLMVKGSTLRAAAPNYAVHLNTSAGICAGENRIKVVSGLLSFSDAASACDENPACSYFVLNASSSTDAPGTPRQNEAHFCSGSPSNPTGEEGWILATRKRLLQQLRGEPVDLVPVQAGHRPGRNGSITQDEYYYNKPCGTVVQATKITTKTF